In Cryptomeria japonica chromosome 1, Sugi_1.0, whole genome shotgun sequence, the sequence TATACAATTTAGAATATTCCTTTCAGACCTTATAACTCCATAGTTCTATACACCCTTATCTCTGAAAATAAAAAGCTAATTTCAATAAGATAAGGTATAAAACTTGACCCTCTTACCATTTAATTTTAACTTAAAAACTATACCAACCAATCCAACTGTTGCTTTTGATTATGAGACTAAGAGACTGTCTTAAACTTCTTTGAAGGACGAGATGTAACTaacaaaaatttcaaacaaaactTCTAAAAAATGGTTTTAATATAGCCATATGTTTGTCCAAAATACTTCCAATTTCCACAATCTACCCTTAATTAAGTTCAAAAGAATTCAATCATTTTCCCTTTTCTAGAAACATTAAAAGCCCTTTTAAATCAAACTCCAAAAAATATATAATGTACTTATATTTTTGAACCTTCAACTTCTCCAATGAAACCAACTTTTTAATCATTCAATCACCAAGTCTTGTGTGATATCAATTTGTTTCCCAATAGTTATTGTTGCAGATAACTAAACTTTGTTtgcacaaaaaaatctttttcaatttCCAGATATCCGTTTCTATTCACATAGGCTTGGTTTCTGCTTTGCCTCACACAGTTCTGCTCTGCACCATTCAAACTGTTTACAAATGTGGTAGGGAAGCTATCTTCAGCGCCTTTTACACCTTCTTGGTGTGCCCAATCTTCCTTGTGTGCTGCAACCACCAGCAATTTAAGATAATTGTTATGCCCTTGCGTTCTACTTGGACTTCCTCTTAATAAATTTCTTGTTGCCTATGTTGCGATACCATGTTGGAAAATTGAAGAGCATCTACATTTACTAGAATCAAACCCATAATGGCAACAATAATAAACATAGAATGATATTAATATTATCGAGTTCATACGAAGTTTTACAATGAATTAGACAAACGCTTATAAAGCATTGGATTCCCGTAACTTCCCCAGACTAACCCAAACTACCTACGGGAAACTAACTATTTTAACAAAAATATTAACTAATAAACGACAAAGTCACTAGGAATACTTTATTACAATACGTAAACCTTGATATTTCAACAAGTCCAGCTTCTCAAAACACTTTTTAAGGATCCCCCAATCCCATGAAGGTAAAAACATAGAAAGTGTGAGCATAAGCACTTTACAGCTGAATGTTATTTATATGAAATACAAAGACTTGTGCAAAAAGAATGGGGGTGTTACTTCGTAAAACAGGTTTACAGCACGTGTGATCAAAGGATTCTCAATATTCACCATAATTTGTTAAATTTGACTCCAGACTCTTATTCTTGAGATCCCCTTTACAATAATACCTTTATTTTTATCAGCATATTGATGTAAAAATGTAGATAAAATTATCCCTTACATGGAGTGATATATGAAAATTACCTTACCAGTGTGACCCCTTGTGACACAAAGGTGGATGAAAAATATTTGCTAACGCATTAGCAGCTCTCTGCTAAGGCCCACAACCAGCTTTTTACCTCTCCTTCCACTAAGATGACATATAACAGATGTTTGGTATTACCACCATAATAGCCTATTTTATTTAGCATTACCAAAAATCCTGACATGAACATAAGCCATCCTCAAAATGGTGGAAGCGGTTAACATCCCTCACAATAATTTCTCTCTTTTCAATCCTGGAAATGAACTTTATGGCTGTGTGACAATCACCACACACCCGAAGATTCTTCATGATTCTGATGGGCACTTCAGAAGGTGTGCTAATAAGCCCGAAAGCAATAGCCAGCTTTTCACTGTGATAGAATAGGCTTTTTTCCTTGTGTTCTACCTCCACATCATGCAAGACGAAGTCCACATCAGGCAGGTATCCAGTTGCCTTCATCTTCCCAGACAATTCCTCTAGCTTGGTATATATTTCCTCTGTTTGTGGGTGTGTTCTGTCTTCTCTGACAAAGGTATGCACCTTGTTACCTGCTTCAATCCAGCTGTATCCTGGCTCCTTCTGCACTCCTTTTTCTTTCATCTCATTTCTCACTTTTGCAACATCATCCCACCTGCCAGCTGAAGCATAGATATTTGAGAGGAGCTTATATGGTCCAGCACGTTTTGGTTCAAATCTAAAAAGTTGTTCTGCTGCATGTCTTCCCAACTCTGAATTCCCATGAATTCTACATGCACCAAGCAATGCCCCCCAAACAACAGCATCAGTTTCAAATGGCATATTGTTGATCAATTCCTCTGCTTCTTTCAAGCGCCCAACTCGTCCATACAGGTCAACCATACAAGCATAATGATCTGTCCTTGGAGGAATGCAGTGATCACAAATCATTGAATTAAAGTAAAAGCACCCTTCACCCACGAGGCCAGCATGAGAACAAGCAGATAAAACACCAATAAATGTTACATAGTTGGGCTTTGTCCCTGCTTGTATCATTTGTTCATAGAGTTGGAGGGCCTCTTTGGGatgtccattttgtgcatatcctgaaaTCATAGTATTCCATGAAACCACATTCCTTTCATTCATACCGCCGAAGACTTTGCTTGCATCCATGGTGCTGCCACATTTGGCATACATGTTAACAAGTGCACTAGCAACAAAGACATCTGATTCAGTTCCACTCCTGACAATATAACCATGAACCTGCTTACCATGCCCCAAAGCTGCTAGATTAGCAGAAGCACTGAGAACAATTGAGAAGACAACAGCATCCGGTCTCATTGCCTGACTACGCATTCTGCAAAATAACTTCAAAGCCTCCTCACCATACCCACTCtgagcatatcctgcaatcattgctgTCCATGAGATTACATCCCGTTCAcgaatattgtcaaacaattgtcTCGCACTCTCCATGTTTCTGCATTTTGAATACATATCAACCATTGCATTCAACAGAATGGAATTGAACTCAAATCCAGTTTTAACAATGTAAGCATGTACCTGCCAGGAAATTTGAAGGCAAGGGAAACTTTTTACAAGAATAGAATAGTTGGATAAACAAATCTACCATAAGACAAAGAAATCCTTTGACTAAAACCAGGTAGAAGTTCCTCCTAAATGGAATCTTTTATTCAGTGCCAATTACAGTTGGATACATTAACCTACTCTCTCACAagaggttaaaaaaaaaaattaataagcaGTGTGCCAAGAGAACATGATATTTTTATGTGTAAGTTCTAGCTAATCTAATAACTTTATACTTTAAGATATCTTCAAAGGGGTTTTGGTGTCGCAGTAATGTTTACTCGTGAGAATttatccaaatttaaaatagcTCACACAGTAATAAGGAGATTCATAATCTAGTGCACATATGGCAAAAAATTGCGGGACTCACAAGTCCTAAGGCTCGCAGAGTCGACTGACCACGGACTCGCGAGCCAAGTCTTGGAGAGTCTTGGCCAAAACTCACTAGTCCTGACATGAGACTCATGCGAGTCCTAGACTCAGACTCGTGAATCCTGATGCAGGACTCTTGCATCTGGCTGGGATGTCCAACAGCTTTAAAAAAcaggtttttaattttttttttcacttttttttgcattttcttgtcCAAAACAGGTCTGCATAGTGAAATAGGGTTggaagaagcagagaagaggagcATATGAGATTGAAATAGACAGAAGTAAGTGATTTTTATTCTctcttctttttttgttttcttcaattgaaaataaaaaaaatcttaaaaaacaaGTAGAAATGCTGGAAAAAATATTTCCATTTCCCTTCATAACCTATTTCCTAGTTATTTAGCTtgttttttaattctattttttttcaaatgattgattatcatttttttgctgatttttttattttttcatgttgaAACAGCAATGTCAACTTCAAAGTCAATGCCATCTAGAAGAGACTCTGTATAAAAAAATGGGATCCCAGGAAATAAAAAGGGTGAGGTCACTTGTATTGAATGCGGTAAATTGATGACAAGGGGAATTAATAGATCAAAATACCACCTTGCCAAAATGCCTAGACATATGTGGTGCATCGACTTCAGAGATGGTTAGAGAGATGAAGACCCTTCTTGCAGAGTATGATTTGAAAAACGAAGAGAGCTAGAAGACAAAGGAAGCACTAGCCTTAGTGACAAGTCAAAATGTATCCACTTCTACACCATTCGATCCCCTTGGTGGCCCAAGTCGAAGCATCTGCCAACCGCATTCATCTTTTGGTGAGAGTCATGAGGATTCTTTTTCTAATGCTAGTCAGATTCCTTCATTAACACCAAATTACTTTGTTCCACACAATGTTCCAagagcacaaccttcacttgaaagTACCAATCGAAATAAAGAAATGTTAATTTTAtcgtagtgctcgttaaccacaggcaaacatcaaatttgttgccttcccaaccatagacgataagctcttatcatcacccccaagcacactacatgtccttcatgttattgaattcatgtctattgatgcaatcatgaccttgcatatatatgaatcaatacctccaaatagacctcaagtcggccatatacttttggtgccaaggatagggtcagacctatatattataagttacatatgagtctcccttagttgcaagttacatttaacttaatcacaagttacacacaagtggttcgcccaaatagggcctgccccaaattagactcatacaactgagatatccaaatgccaaggccgacaggccacttggcattttgtgcactaggtcagccctagaagggatccgacctagctacacaacaaaaatccctcttagctagggaggattccttctgaataaccaagtcacatagtgactaccaccatggctactcccatgaataatacattcaccatagctactcccagagggtgaacaagcacatcatggattttcttccatgatacccaccatacctacttgcagagggtgggctcaccatgcctactcgcagagggtggaagagggctttcacctcaaccttctcccaaagaagggtgcattaccaccatgcctacttgcagagggtggatccaccatacctactcacagagggtggaacgagggctttaacctcagacttctcccagagaagaatgcatctccaccatgcctacttgcagagggtggaacgagggctttcacctcaaacttctcccaaagaagaatgcattaacaagggattgcacctcgaacttctccctcacaaagaagaactcattaacaagggattgcacctcgaacttctcccttaCAGAGAAAACTCagtaacaagggattgcacctcgaacttctccctcacagagaagaactcattaacaagggattgcacttTGAACTTCTCcctcagagaagaactcattaacaagggctttcacctcaaatttctccatcacagagaaaaatgcattaaccaaatcttcatgatgacatggctccctctaaagctgaaatgtcaggctccctctgaagctgaaatcaatcttctaacctccttgtccaaggttacttttgacgatatgtcagactccctctaaatgttgattcttcctctacgaagaaatgcaagcaatcttccttccttgaatgcaatctctaatTCGTCTTGGAAGCATTTCAGAGAGAGATAATGATAGTTAGGGGAAATGTCAATACATGATTCACTATTCAATGACGTAGCATGACTTAATgaaaaattcatgaacattattcaaacaTAAAGAGTACTTATCTTTTATAATTTTGCTCAGCAATGGAATTTCCATTCACTTGGATTGATCACACCAAAGCCCCTAGTGATGATCTAATGGTCGTGTGGCCTTTGGCCCTTACCATCACTCATCATCTGTCCACAATATCTGCTCCGTGTATAGCTTAAGCATCATCTGAAGAACTACCTTTAATACCATTCACAGCAAAGTGATGGACCAACCACATAAATGTGATAGAAATCCACCTGTAGCAGGGTGTGCCAGAATGCTAAGCTGCAGTGCCCATCCTAGGACAAACGTTAGATGGTCTTCAAGAACGACACAAGTAAGAACTCGAATAACTAGACCTTCAGTTGCAATATCATCCGATTCGCAACCCCATCCAATTATGCCTATGCAGGCTTCAACAAAACGAATGCTTCATGTGACTCTCGAAGCTTCTAGGATGATGCAAGAGTTGTTGCAAGGCGTTATTGCACGGAGGCCTTCTCCATCATTCCTGATCGTTAGATGCCTCCATTTGCTTTCGTCCCCATACGCACACATTTCACATTTGTGTGCGGCTTAATGTGATCATCACAAACTTGCCACTATGCTGCTACTCGATCTCAACCTTCCATTACACTGAGCAGTCGATAGCATGCATACCGACTCGCGTCACTTCGTTGAATCCTCAGAATGCTTGCTGCCACCTTGTCGATGTCTCTAGCCACGAGCGTCGTGAAGCGAGCGATCTCCGTCATTTGCTAGTAAAATGTTACGATCGCTGGAGAGAATCCTCCACAACATGTTCTCCTCCCCAAATGAAGAATTCGAATATAGAATGTTAAAACGGACAGAGATGTCCATAGCGACTCCACTTACCATCAGCATTTCGATACCAAGCTTGGCGACTTTCAACGCCAAGGCATCAGACTGAATCTGTCATTGAGTACTAACGACAGATCTATGGTGATCATCGGCACCTCAACAGTCATTACTCGCCGCAGAGCATATGCGATGCTCACATCTGAGTTGAGAGGCTCGGTAATCGACTTTTGCCTGCACTTAGATTTCTCATTCTGCAAATTACTTTGATTGAACTCCCTCAAAAGCACAAGATCTACCTTCAAGCGattaggctctatagaaggaacccgctctgataccatgttgattttatggtagtgctcgttaaccacggGCAAACATCAGatatgttgccttcccaaccatagacgataagctcttatcgtaaCCCCCAAGCACACTACATGTCTATTGATGCAATCacgaccttgcatatatatgaatcaatacctcctaatagacctcaagttgGCCATATACTTTTGGCGGCAAGGATAGGGttagacctatatattacaagttacatacgAGTCTCCCTTacttgcaagttacatttaacttaatcacaagttacacacaagtggttcgcccaaatagggtctaccccaaattagactcatacaactgagatatccaacaagccacttggcattttgtgcactaggtcggccctagaagggatctgacctagctacacaacaagaAAAACATCAAGAAGTTAGGATGGCAACAGCAAATTTTGGGTACTATAATAATTTACCTTTCAATGTGGTGAACAACCCATATTGGGAAGGTTTGGTGAATGCATTGACAATTGTAGTTAAGGGGTTTACGACCCCACCAGCTAGAGATTtgagtgggccattgctagaggaAGCCATAAAACAAACACGGCTTGTGgttgattaaaaaaaaatggcGAAAAAAAAGCTGCAGCATCTTATTGGATAGATGGATGGAATAGGACTCTCCTTAACTTTTTAGTGGCCTCTAAAGGTACATTAGTGTTCTTGAAGTCTATAGCTGCCTCCCATGAAATAAAAAATGTTAAGACTTTGTGCAATTTATAAGACGAGGTGATCTAGGAGGTAGGTTTCAAGAATGTTGACCAAATTATCACAAACAACGCAGCTGCATATGTAGCTACAGGTAGATTGCTTATGGAGAGGTATCCTACAATTTCATGGACtccttgtgctgcacattgcttgAACTTGATgttagaggacattgggaagattggatgggtgaaaagTGTCGTTGAAGATGCTAAATATGTTACCAAATTTATCTACAACCATACTTACGTCAtttctttgatgagaaaacacccaaatggcaaggaccttgtgcgaccAAGAGTGACATGATTTGTTAGCCACTTCCTCACATTGCAAAGCATTCTTGGTGCCATTCCACATCTCAAGCAAATGTTTGTGTCTGATGCTTGATTGGAGTCTTTATTTTCCAAAAAAGTTGAAGGGGAGAAGATTGTAAGTATAGTTTTTGATAATTCAATAAAAATGGAGAGGAGTTGGTCAaggtaagtaacaaacacaaacataaattttatacaagataatctatttgctcttttttgggggggagttaatttcataataatttaaaatttgttttcattttttaggtGATAGAACCTTTGGTtagggttcttcgtatggtggaaggagagggcatgccaatgagTTTCATTTATGAGACCATGGATAGGGCCAACGAGGCCATTTCACATAACTATGACGGAAACAAGAGAAAATATGAGATCACTTGGTGCATCATTGATCGTAGATGGACAAATCAGCTCCACTAGCCAAAACATGCCTTGGCCTACTTCTTAAACCCAAAATTCTACTCTAATACATTTAAGGCTGATGAGGAGGTTATGGCAGGCATTTTGCATGCATTGATAAGATGTTGCCTAATTGTGACTTGAGAGAtgaggttcttgatgagttggaggtgagatttgctaTATTTTATTTATGAATTTGGCAATGTTGACTATCTAAAAACATCCATTTTACATGCATAATAACTAACtttttatatttgatttattttaatttttatctaTTCAAGGTCTACAAGGGTGCGAAGGAGAAACTCTTTTCTTCATCTCAAGCAGTTGATaggagagaaaaacaacaacttgtaaaaaatttagttcaatactacaagaaaaaattagaaacttgattcttatatttttttacttaattaataattcttatatttttaaatgaatttttgtagatttatggtgggagaattataGTGTTGGCACActtaatcttcaaaagatagccaTTCGTATTTTGTCCCAGCCATGTAGTGCTTTTGGGTATGAACACAACTGGAACTTATTTGAGAACATTTACACAAAGAAGGAAAATAGGTTGACCCGGCAGCGCCTCAATGATCTTGTCTTCGTTCGGTACAATCTTCGCCTTCGAACTAGAAAAGTGGAGGGCATTTCACATGAGTCCATAGCTTGAATAATGTTAATCTATATGGTGAATGGACTATCAatgaacaaaatgatgatgatgtccTCCTTACTGAAAAAGATCTTGCAAAATTCGaaagaagagaaacaaaaaaaaCAGTAGTAGAATTGAAGGCAATGAAGGACGATGAAGACAGTTTTGAAGAAACAATTCATGATCATTTAGATACCCTAGCACCTTCTAGTCTGAGGCCTGGAAAATTGAGTTACATTattagagaaaagaggaagatgtagattgtatttggttgtttttctcattttgacatatcattatatgtcaAGGTTACCAAGAGACTGGAATACTTGGAGACTTTGAAGACTGGTACTGGTACTGGTatgactaattttcaaaaataggagacagGGTACTTGGAgacaccaatttttttaaaatataatttaataatttccaaaataTATCATGACAAAGAACTTTGAAAGCAAGAACAGTGGTAAAGTTTAATATTAACTTTAAAATTGCTTATATTGCTGATATCATAGCCAATCTAAATTGTTTAATGAAAGTAAGGTAACATAGCTGTTGAGCACACTCAATATTGTTGGCTAAATAGTAAAGGCAATTTCTCTTTAGACTATTACAATGATAAGAAATCAGTCCTCTCAAAAAGTCTACACTATCAATAAATCCAATCACTATAACTTCGCATGGATTTTTGTCTTCCTGCGAAACAATTTCCTTATTAGTCATTTCCCTACAACTTTGCTTTGCTACAAGCTTATcttatttgtttgttttatttgttttgccTTTTTACTGCATTTTACCCTAAGTTTTATAAGAGGAGACGTCAATTTTTTGTCAGGAGACTTCGGAGATGGCAAGAGATGGCAACCAAAAGGACCTTATGCATCAAGAAGTTTCCGGAGACTATGGGTCTCCAAGGGTAGGAGACGAGTCTCCAGGTAACTATGGTatatgtaaacatttataaacttatgatgTTGTTATacatttgaaagtttgaaactatgagtatgaaattatgaatgatgagatttcaaaaattgagtgtttgaagatcatatgacgtgtaatgtttgaattatgaGATTGATAATCAAATTAGGCTCTTAtgctctctaaatgcattaatttcttttttatttttgtaaaattaCAGTTTTCTTCTTTGCCGAGTCCCAAGCCAGAACCTGAGTCCTATTTTGGTCTATCGAGTCCgactctgtaatgtccccactttgaaataaaatttaataataaatgataataataaaattaaattaaaatataaaataatatagttaaatataattaaatatgattaattaaaaattaattaagttaatgaaaagtcaaaagacatgaaaggaaaagttgtgactccctcaacaatgagatataaaagggagaagagaacctcatttgagagggggaataatttgAAAATgcgaagtgcagatctgattatgagagttgtgtccctttcaaagggcagaaataatgaagagttgcactctttcaaagggtgctaatggtgaaagggtgtactGTCCCCTTCTCAGGCGTAATGTTTCAATTGACcgatggcctatttcggagacccgtaggctactcaatgggtgaaattagggtttccaattttggagtttgttgttgctcgtgaattagagtttggatcgcggattctttctgggttttcaaagGGCTTGGCAGTGGTATGTCTGGCTTTGCGTCCCTagcactttttggaatttactatttttagtaaattctatttctggcaaTGGTCTTGATTATTTCGACatagttggttctcttcttcaattGGTTCAAttggcttcgtcacttttggccttgggatctttttggagagataagttcatttcatttaaataatgttatgttttaatgttatattttgaagttgaccccttggcctagcttcatcacttcaagttgttttaaaaggtggtcttcaaaggtggacgcatcatggaagggatttaatatttcctaaggtctaaaatcttgcttatgaaaaggggtgccaactttatgaagagaagtgaattaaaataaaggttaattaagcttttaaaagtggcgccatctcttggaggaaaattcaaatgtgaaattagggcgcactttctagaagcctctagagataccttgttaagcttataaatggaggcctcttcccttcatttggcatcttatgtctattgtaatgttactctgccggaatggtattggggttgcttcgaggaatgaatgcctcctagccttggcattgcttcttgcttgaaagatagcaactagtggtgatttagtgtagttgtgagagtttgtagtggggattgcattgtagcttgagttgtgcttgaagttcagttatttgcatttcatttcattttcgggaGTTGCGGTTAGCAGGGCAGTtttgtagtttcactcatatatttcaaaataaaaacatatttattctgggtattgcatatttcctcttattttggctgggcgctcctttgtgcaaatttgcagattctaatatgaagtgttttattttatagagaagaatcgccaTTCTTGCCTGGCATCACTGCTGGGAATTGCCTTAGGGTTCGTGATAAATACTCTGTTGGGTTAATGTCTAatttcttggtattggttgggtcgcctccttcataggaagccattgcttttggttttgggtcattcggactagtattgagagagtaatgagcattttagtgattccatgtgttgctgattaagcatttcaCGCGCAGGTCTATCATAAATaagaatattaagattgatccttgagtagaatttcttggactcatcatttttgttaagcccgggagagccttctatattgttacagcattgtatagtcttaatcctatgatcttggcaagcattactatcatattgtaagctgaacagtagtactggcagcatttcttctcattttcatttcacgcttgttacttacatttaattccatttctaaattattagcatctccgccatatggtagctccattcccaccctgggtttgaaagcacatgcATGGTGTCAAGTTTTTCTTTCAGCAattgtaattgtaaagatcctctgaccatatgttagtccatcttgggcacattcttggttaaagttgctttcagcatgcaccaagatcctctgaccatatgttagtccatcttgggcacattcttggttagagttactttcagaatgctttaagaccctctgaccatatgctcacgccttgcccaacctgagatcctggtgtacattcttggttagagttgttttccgcatcattttggtttaagtgctaaccctaacggatgtgtgttgcgttactctttgtaattgaaaaattgaaaaaattggtctgggatatttcaaagggcgtgtctcttgccaaagggtatacatgatgaagaggtgtaacctctccctcacattgagagatataaaggaaaggaatcaaagcatccaataacatcaccat encodes:
- the LOC131037821 gene encoding pentatricopeptide repeat-containing protein At2g22070, translated to MALNKLSQHFMPIQQWWNFGVIALKLCTLNNAFSAGKISPSIKDYAHIVEQCIDTKDLRLGKLLHSRMLATGFNPEILLWNRLISFYLKCRSFEDARQVFDKMPQRNTCSWNVMISGCTKSGRIVDAHELFDKMGERDAISWNAMISGYAQNGYSRQSLKLFGDMQHRGVKANEFSFASALSSCGDLSAAQEGKQVHAYIVKTGFEFNSILLNAMVDMYSKCRNMESARQLFDNIRERDVISWTAMIAGYAQSGYGEEALKLFCRMRSQAMRPDAVVFSIVLSASANLAALGHGKQVHGYIVRSGTESDVFVASALVNMYAKCGSTMDASKVFGGMNERNVVSWNTMISGYAQNGHPKEALQLYEQMIQAGTKPNYVTFIGVLSACSHAGLVGEGCFYFNSMICDHCIPPRTDHYACMVDLYGRVGRLKEAEELINNMPFETDAVVWGALLGACRIHGNSELGRHAAEQLFRFEPKRAGPYKLLSNIYASAGRWDDVAKVRNEMKEKGVQKEPGYSWIEAGNKVHTFVREDRTHPQTEEIYTKLEELSGKMKATGYLPDVDFVLHDVEVEHKEKSLFYHSEKLAIAFGLISTPSEVPIRIMKNLRVCGDCHTAIKFISRIEKREIIVRDVNRFHHFEDGLCSCQDFW